In Terriglobus sp. TAA 43, a single window of DNA contains:
- a CDS encoding tagaturonate epimerase family protein — protein MQLPKFSLGMGDRFAHQAKAQLQACIMAAEAGADITPVWNKSNREHLIIGSEPSQTRAAIDVAVKELGWTKPYFADADHINLKTYERFVAPCDFFTLDVADNIGQKSDENEIAQFVERHPELIGEITIPGIEKPFSLDKAFVEKTAKTFLAAVQEAAAIYKAVVAKKGSEDFVAEISMDETENPQTPPELLIILAAIADEKLPIQTIAPKFTGRFNKGVDYVGNVAQFEKEFREDIATIAYAVKTYGLPANLKLSVHSGSDKFSIYEPIRKSLKDTGAGVHVKTAGTTWLEELIGLAEAGGDALALAKEVYAEAFAHADELCAPYSTVIDIKTENLPTPETVNGWTSEQYVRALRHVEGDPQYNADLRQLLHVGFKVAAKMGNRYIDALEANEEVVARNVTTNLFDRHIKHLFLG, from the coding sequence ATGCAGCTACCTAAATTTTCGCTCGGTATGGGCGATCGTTTCGCACATCAGGCAAAGGCTCAGTTGCAGGCATGCATCATGGCCGCTGAAGCCGGTGCGGATATTACGCCGGTGTGGAACAAGTCGAACCGTGAGCATTTGATTATTGGTTCGGAGCCCAGCCAGACGCGTGCTGCGATTGATGTTGCCGTGAAGGAACTGGGTTGGACGAAGCCCTACTTCGCCGATGCGGATCACATCAATCTGAAGACCTATGAACGCTTTGTTGCGCCGTGCGATTTCTTCACGCTGGACGTGGCGGACAACATTGGTCAGAAGAGCGATGAGAACGAAATTGCGCAGTTTGTAGAACGTCATCCGGAACTCATTGGTGAGATCACCATCCCGGGTATTGAGAAGCCGTTCTCGCTGGACAAGGCGTTTGTTGAGAAGACTGCGAAGACCTTCCTGGCTGCTGTGCAGGAAGCTGCTGCGATCTACAAGGCAGTGGTGGCGAAGAAAGGTTCTGAGGATTTCGTTGCGGAAATCTCAATGGATGAGACCGAGAATCCACAGACGCCGCCAGAGTTGTTGATTATTCTGGCCGCGATTGCGGATGAGAAGCTGCCCATTCAGACGATTGCTCCGAAGTTCACAGGCCGTTTCAACAAGGGTGTGGATTATGTGGGCAATGTGGCTCAGTTTGAGAAGGAGTTCCGCGAGGACATTGCGACCATTGCGTATGCAGTAAAGACGTATGGGCTGCCAGCGAATCTGAAGCTGAGTGTGCATTCGGGGTCGGATAAGTTCAGCATCTATGAGCCGATTCGCAAGTCGTTGAAAGACACGGGCGCGGGCGTTCATGTGAAGACTGCCGGCACGACGTGGCTGGAAGAATTGATTGGACTGGCGGAGGCCGGTGGCGATGCGCTGGCGCTTGCGAAGGAAGTGTACGCAGAAGCATTTGCGCATGCGGATGAGCTTTGCGCTCCGTATTCCACAGTGATCGACATTAAGACGGAAAACCTGCCGACGCCGGAGACGGTGAACGGATGGACGAGCGAGCAGTATGTTCGCGCGTTGCGTCATGTTGAGGGTGATCCGCAGTACAACGCAGACCTGCGCCAGCTTTTGCATGTTGGCTTTAAGGTGGCGGCGAAGATGGGCAATCGCTACATTGATGCGCTGGAAGCGAATGAAGAAGTTGTGGCGCGCAATGTAACGACGAATCTTTTTGACCGTCACATCAAGCACCTGTTCCTGGGATAG
- a CDS encoding lactate racemase domain-containing protein: MAWFTVQAPHVSDAQIKEACDRLLSEARTRINKDLKRVLLLPPDLTRAHSGVGWITEYVYNALPDAHVEVIPTLGQHVPHTEAENKWMFGSIPNDRIFPHDWRNGVTKVATIPAALVKETTDGAADWDIPVDLNSKLMDEQWDLIINLGHVVPHEVLGFANHNKNYYIGLGGKDTICASHIAAAVYGIENNLGCLITPLRACYNWSENEHLHNLPDVYLQIVMQRDADNKLVTSGIFVGDDLDTYLQAAKQSREQNITLFDKPIKKVVAVMQADEFRATWVANKAVYRTRMVIADGGELLIIAPGVERFGEQPEVDALIRKYGYKGTPRTLALYKTEADMQEIPHGVAHLIHGSSEGRFHITYAPGHLTKEEIEQVGYGYADCEEMQKRYDPAVMKEGWNTMPDGEEVFYISTPSAGLWATKEKLDNPSRKDLSRDLPEAK; the protein is encoded by the coding sequence GTGGCCTGGTTTACCGTACAAGCACCGCACGTCTCGGACGCACAGATTAAGGAAGCCTGCGACCGCCTTTTGAGTGAAGCGCGCACACGCATCAACAAGGATCTGAAGCGCGTTCTGCTGCTGCCGCCCGATCTTACTCGCGCACACTCCGGCGTTGGCTGGATCACCGAGTATGTTTACAACGCGCTGCCGGACGCGCATGTGGAAGTGATTCCCACGCTGGGCCAGCATGTGCCGCACACCGAGGCGGAGAACAAGTGGATGTTCGGATCGATTCCGAATGACCGCATCTTCCCGCACGATTGGCGCAACGGTGTGACCAAGGTGGCGACCATTCCTGCTGCGCTGGTGAAGGAAACCACGGACGGCGCGGCGGACTGGGATATTCCCGTTGATCTGAACAGCAAGCTGATGGATGAGCAGTGGGACCTGATCATTAACCTGGGTCACGTGGTGCCGCATGAAGTGCTTGGTTTTGCGAATCACAACAAGAACTACTACATCGGTCTGGGTGGCAAGGACACTATCTGCGCGTCGCATATTGCGGCTGCGGTGTATGGCATTGAGAACAACCTTGGCTGCCTGATTACTCCGCTGCGCGCCTGCTACAACTGGAGCGAGAACGAGCATCTGCACAATCTGCCTGACGTGTATCTGCAGATTGTGATGCAGCGCGATGCGGACAATAAGCTGGTGACCAGCGGCATCTTTGTGGGCGACGATCTGGATACGTATCTGCAGGCTGCAAAGCAGAGCCGCGAACAGAACATTACGCTGTTCGATAAGCCGATCAAGAAGGTCGTTGCGGTGATGCAGGCGGATGAGTTCCGCGCGACGTGGGTGGCGAACAAGGCTGTTTACCGTACGCGCATGGTGATTGCCGATGGTGGTGAATTGCTGATCATTGCGCCTGGTGTGGAGCGCTTTGGTGAGCAGCCGGAAGTGGATGCGCTGATCCGCAAGTATGGCTACAAGGGAACGCCGCGCACGCTGGCTCTTTATAAGACAGAAGCTGACATGCAGGAAATTCCGCATGGTGTAGCTCACTTGATTCACGGCAGCAGCGAAGGCCGTTTTCACATTACGTACGCGCCGGGTCATCTCACGAAGGAAGAGATTGAGCAGGTGGGTTATGGTTACGCGGACTGCGAAGAGATGCAGAAGCGCTATGACCCTGCAGTGATGAAGGAAGGCTGGAACACGATGCCGGATGGCGAAGAGGTGTTCTACATCAGCACACCTTCTGCGGGTCTGTGGGCTACGAAGGAAAAGCTGGATAACCCGTCGCGCAAGGACCTTTCGCGCGATCTGCCTGAGGCGAAGTAA
- the larE gene encoding ATP-dependent sacrificial sulfur transferase LarE, which produces MDTALAQLREQLHAELRRYDRMAVAYSGGVDSAYLAWEAYQVLGDKMVAVIADSPSLPRTHLAFAIKFAEDNNIPLRVVQTSEMDRAEYVRNDGARCFHCKDELFLTMERMLSETGITTIAYGRNRDDSGDFRPGQRAAANHHAVAPLADASLGKQEIRALAQHFGLEVWDRPASACLSSRLEYGRPVTAEALRQVEEAEEALLTLGFRQLRVRHHGELARVEIERGELVKALSLDMLSQITTAVKAAGFTYVTLDTEGYRSGSMNALLSIDSLLKANHAA; this is translated from the coding sequence ATGGATACCGCACTGGCGCAGCTTCGTGAACAGTTGCACGCGGAGCTGCGCCGGTATGATCGCATGGCCGTGGCGTACAGCGGTGGTGTGGACTCCGCGTATCTTGCCTGGGAGGCGTACCAGGTTCTTGGCGACAAGATGGTTGCCGTGATTGCCGATTCGCCTTCGCTGCCGCGTACGCATCTTGCTTTCGCAATCAAGTTCGCAGAAGACAACAACATTCCGTTGCGCGTGGTGCAGACCAGCGAGATGGATCGCGCGGAGTATGTGCGTAACGATGGTGCGCGCTGTTTCCATTGCAAGGACGAACTGTTTCTCACGATGGAACGCATGTTGAGCGAGACCGGCATTACGACGATTGCCTACGGTCGCAACCGCGATGACAGTGGTGACTTTCGTCCGGGACAGCGTGCTGCGGCGAATCATCATGCGGTGGCTCCGCTTGCCGATGCTTCACTGGGTAAACAGGAGATTCGCGCGTTGGCGCAGCATTTTGGATTGGAAGTGTGGGACCGTCCTGCATCGGCTTGCTTGTCTTCACGGCTTGAGTATGGTCGCCCTGTGACCGCAGAAGCTTTGCGACAAGTGGAAGAAGCGGAAGAGGCTTTGCTAACGCTTGGGTTCCGTCAGCTACGTGTGCGGCACCATGGCGAGTTAGCGCGTGTAGAGATTGAGCGCGGTGAATTGGTAAAGGCTTTGTCACTGGATATGCTTTCGCAGATCACCACGGCAGTGAAGGCTGCGGGGTTCACGTATGTCACGCTGGACACGGAAGGCTATCGCAGCGGCAGCATGAATGCGCTGTTGTCCATTGATTCGCTCTTGAAGGCTAATCATGCAGCGTGA
- the larB gene encoding nickel pincer cofactor biosynthesis protein LarB, translating to MQRDALLHLLRELEAGKLTAEQTADKLASLPFEDLEFAKVDHHRSLRSGLPEVVFAAGKTSEETAAILARIHASGTPALATRADAAAFEATLKLVPDAKYHARARCITCGEGAKKSGGRVAVVCAGTSDLSVAEEAAITADFFGATVSRFTDVGVAGLHRLLAHLNAIRETDAVICCAGMEGALPSVVGGLVAVPVIAVPTSVGYGAAFGGVAALLGMLNSCSPNITVTNIDNGFGAGYVSTLYANRAVR from the coding sequence ATGCAGCGTGATGCACTTCTTCATCTGCTGCGTGAACTGGAAGCAGGCAAGCTGACCGCGGAACAGACTGCGGACAAGTTGGCTTCACTGCCTTTTGAAGACCTTGAGTTCGCGAAGGTGGATCATCATCGTTCGCTCCGCAGTGGTCTGCCGGAAGTGGTATTTGCTGCGGGAAAGACCTCGGAAGAGACCGCCGCTATTCTTGCGCGTATTCATGCCAGCGGGACGCCCGCGTTGGCTACTCGTGCGGATGCCGCTGCTTTTGAAGCGACGCTGAAGCTGGTTCCCGATGCGAAGTATCACGCACGCGCTCGCTGTATTACGTGTGGCGAGGGTGCGAAGAAGAGCGGCGGACGTGTTGCCGTTGTCTGTGCGGGCACGAGCGATCTGAGTGTTGCAGAAGAAGCTGCCATTACTGCGGATTTCTTTGGTGCGACGGTTTCACGATTCACGGATGTTGGTGTTGCGGGATTGCATCGGTTGCTTGCGCATCTGAATGCGATTCGCGAGACGGATGCAGTCATCTGCTGTGCAGGCATGGAAGGTGCGTTGCCTTCTGTTGTGGGTGGGCTTGTTGCCGTGCCAGTGATTGCGGTACCTACGAGCGTTGGTTATGGTGCGGCCTTTGGTGGTGTGGCGGCGCTGCTGGGCATGTTGAACAGTTGTTCGCCCAACATTACGGTGACCAATATCGACAATGGTTTTGGCGCTGGTTACGTGTCTACGTTGTACGCGAACCGCGCTGTGCGTTAG
- a CDS encoding SDR family NAD(P)-dependent oxidoreductase, whose translation MKHPLSLEGRVAVVIGGTSGIGRAMAIGLAQAGADVVSTGRRAEQVNDVAAEIESIGRKTIRQTCDQTDRAQIEALLAAVLKEFGKVDILINSAGIIKRQPTLTYPEAEWNQIMDTNLTGMLRSCQVFGKQMIEQKYGRIINIASLNSFVALSEVAGYAASKAAVLSLTRSLAVEWSKHGVTVNGIAPGVFRTELNAALLDGSPRGQELRMRCPMDRFGKTEELVGAAIYLASDSASFTNGHTIVVDGGFLASGVNQ comes from the coding sequence ATGAAACATCCTTTGAGTCTTGAAGGCCGTGTTGCGGTCGTAATTGGTGGCACCAGTGGTATTGGCCGTGCGATGGCGATTGGCCTGGCGCAGGCTGGTGCGGATGTGGTGAGCACCGGACGTCGCGCAGAGCAGGTGAATGACGTTGCCGCAGAGATTGAATCGATAGGTCGCAAAACTATCCGTCAAACGTGCGACCAGACCGACCGTGCACAGATTGAAGCCCTGCTGGCTGCTGTGCTGAAGGAGTTTGGCAAGGTCGATATTCTGATCAACTCTGCTGGCATTATCAAGCGCCAGCCGACACTGACGTATCCGGAAGCAGAGTGGAACCAGATCATGGATACCAACCTGACCGGCATGCTGCGTAGCTGCCAGGTGTTTGGCAAGCAGATGATTGAGCAGAAGTATGGCCGCATCATCAACATTGCTTCGTTGAACAGCTTTGTTGCGTTGAGCGAAGTGGCAGGCTATGCAGCAAGCAAGGCTGCTGTGCTTTCGTTGACGCGTTCACTTGCTGTGGAGTGGTCAAAGCATGGCGTGACGGTGAACGGCATTGCTCCGGGTGTGTTCCGCACTGAGTTGAACGCGGCGCTGCTGGATGGTTCGCCGCGAGGACAGGAACTGCGTATGCGTTGCCCGATGGATCGTTTTGGTAAGACGGAAGAGCTTGTTGGCGCAGCGATTTATCTTGCAAGTGATTCGGCCAGCTTTACCAACGGACACACGATTGTGGTGGACGGTGGATTTCTTGCAAGTGGTGTGAATCAGTAA
- a CDS encoding MFS transporter, whose product MTAFATRERSLRAHQGITLVLLFTAGIVNFFDRSSLSVANTVVRGELHLNNAQMGWLLSSFSLSYGFAQLGLVAWLDRLGTRMMLGIGLAVWSLAQLLTGFVTSFPVFIILRILLGAGEAPFYPSGIRSVREWFSRGTRGRATALMSSSQTFGLAAAPPLLTLLMLRIGWRGMFEVLGAAGLVVAVLWLLLHRPRAATMYSDETLTAIPTGSVYRELLTQRTVWGMMLGFGGVNYTAWLYIAWLPGYLQTERHLSLSQSGWLAAIPFLAGAFGMLASGFLADAFAARGYKLTSIHRTQIIVGMVLSAAASFFASHAYSLPAAVISISVAFGFIQFGGTSGWGYVQAVSPSHLVSALGALQNFASFLIASVAPVVTGMIVDRTHSFTLAFAVCSAVTLLGALSYATLGAPSGMRVQE is encoded by the coding sequence TTGACCGCATTTGCAACCAGGGAACGCAGCCTTCGTGCGCATCAGGGCATTACGCTCGTCCTGCTTTTTACAGCGGGCATCGTGAACTTCTTTGACCGCTCGTCGCTGTCGGTTGCGAACACCGTTGTGCGCGGTGAGCTGCACCTGAACAATGCGCAGATGGGTTGGCTGCTGTCTTCCTTCTCGTTGTCGTATGGGTTTGCGCAGCTTGGGTTGGTGGCGTGGCTGGATCGGCTGGGGACGCGGATGATGCTGGGCATTGGGCTTGCGGTTTGGAGCCTGGCGCAACTGCTGACTGGCTTCGTTACGTCGTTTCCCGTGTTCATCATTCTGCGCATTCTGTTGGGAGCAGGTGAGGCTCCGTTTTATCCCAGCGGCATTCGCAGTGTTCGGGAATGGTTCAGCCGCGGTACTCGCGGACGCGCCACGGCGCTGATGAGTTCGTCGCAGACGTTTGGGCTTGCTGCTGCGCCACCTTTGCTTACGCTGCTGATGTTGCGCATTGGCTGGCGCGGCATGTTTGAGGTGCTGGGTGCCGCAGGATTGGTCGTTGCGGTGTTGTGGCTGCTGCTGCATCGTCCGCGTGCGGCGACGATGTACAGCGATGAAACGCTCACAGCTATTCCCACGGGCAGCGTTTATCGTGAGTTGCTGACGCAGCGCACGGTGTGGGGCATGATGCTGGGCTTTGGCGGTGTGAATTACACCGCGTGGCTCTACATTGCGTGGCTGCCGGGATATCTGCAGACGGAGCGGCATCTGTCGCTGTCGCAGAGTGGGTGGCTTGCGGCGATTCCTTTTCTTGCCGGTGCGTTCGGCATGTTGGCCAGCGGCTTTCTGGCCGATGCATTTGCTGCACGCGGTTACAAGCTAACCTCGATTCATCGCACACAGATCATTGTGGGCATGGTGCTGAGCGCAGCCGCGTCGTTCTTCGCGTCGCATGCGTATTCATTGCCCGCTGCGGTGATCAGCATCAGCGTTGCGTTTGGGTTTATTCAGTTTGGCGGCACCAGCGGATGGGGCTATGTGCAGGCTGTTAGCCCGTCGCACCTGGTTTCTGCTCTGGGTGCGCTGCAGAACTTCGCCAGCTTCCTGATTGCGTCGGTGGCTCCAGTGGTGACAGGGATGATCGTAGATCGCACGCACAGCTTTACGCTGGCGTTTGCGGTGTGTTCCGCGGTGACGCTGCTGGGTGCTTTGAGCTATGCGACGCTGGGTGCGCCCAGCGGCATGAGGGTTCAGGAATAG
- a CDS encoding MFS transporter, with protein sequence MSPLEPTADLSPGQRRTHVGNVRWTICAMLFVATTINYMDRQVLSLLKPTLQHSIGLSEEGYGNIIAMFQVAYAVGLLGVGRLIDKVGTRLGYSLVMAVWSLAALAHAFVSTVTGFGIARVALGLGESGNFPAAIKTVADWFPRSERSLATGIFNAGATAGAIICPLTIPWITIHYGWHAAFLFTGLIGMPWIIWWWFYYRKPKEHPTLTGEELRHIYEENAEQMDAANIPWLKLLTYRQTWGIVLGKGLTDPIWWFYLFWIPGYLDSRFHVDLKNLGLPIIVVYLTSTVGGILGGWLPALFEKFGLRGAKARYGAMFFCALFSLPMLYISHVNDMWTAVALLSLATAGHQGWSANVYTCASDVFPNSVVGSVVGLAGMVGSILGTLLSVEAGRILQLTGSYNTLFILAGSIYMVAFVCLQIFAPGLRRADVPVTTERLGA encoded by the coding sequence GTGAGCCCCTTGGAACCGACTGCTGACCTGTCGCCCGGCCAACGCCGGACGCACGTGGGGAATGTCCGCTGGACAATCTGCGCCATGTTGTTTGTGGCAACCACGATCAACTATATGGACCGCCAGGTCCTGAGCCTGTTGAAGCCTACGCTGCAACACAGCATTGGCCTGAGCGAAGAGGGCTACGGCAACATCATTGCGATGTTCCAGGTGGCCTATGCCGTTGGCCTGCTTGGCGTTGGACGATTGATCGACAAGGTTGGGACGCGCCTGGGCTACAGCCTGGTGATGGCGGTGTGGAGTCTGGCTGCGCTGGCACATGCTTTTGTCAGCACGGTAACCGGCTTCGGCATTGCGCGTGTTGCGCTTGGTCTTGGTGAGTCCGGTAACTTCCCTGCTGCGATCAAGACGGTTGCCGATTGGTTTCCGCGTAGTGAACGTTCGCTGGCTACGGGCATCTTTAATGCCGGTGCGACAGCAGGAGCGATCATCTGCCCGCTCACGATTCCGTGGATCACCATTCATTACGGTTGGCATGCCGCGTTTCTTTTCACGGGACTAATTGGTATGCCGTGGATCATCTGGTGGTGGTTCTACTATCGCAAGCCGAAGGAACACCCGACGCTTACGGGCGAAGAGCTGCGCCACATCTACGAAGAAAACGCTGAGCAGATGGATGCCGCGAATATTCCGTGGCTGAAGCTGCTGACGTATCGCCAGACGTGGGGCATTGTGCTGGGCAAGGGTCTGACCGATCCTATCTGGTGGTTCTATCTGTTCTGGATTCCCGGCTACCTGGATTCGCGCTTTCATGTTGACCTGAAGAACCTTGGATTGCCCATCATTGTGGTCTATCTGACTTCAACCGTTGGCGGTATTTTGGGCGGCTGGCTGCCCGCGCTGTTCGAGAAATTTGGATTGCGCGGTGCGAAGGCACGCTACGGCGCCATGTTCTTCTGCGCGCTGTTTTCGCTGCCCATGCTGTACATCAGCCATGTGAACGACATGTGGACTGCAGTGGCGCTGCTGAGCCTGGCAACTGCTGGTCATCAGGGTTGGAGCGCGAATGTGTACACCTGCGCCTCTGACGTTTTCCCGAACAGCGTTGTTGGTTCTGTAGTGGGCCTGGCTGGCATGGTGGGTTCCATTCTTGGCACGCTGCTATCGGTTGAGGCAGGACGCATTCTGCAACTGACCGGCAGCTACAACACACTGTTTATCCTTGCGGGTTCTATTTACATGGTTGCGTTTGTTTGCCTGCAGATTTTTGCGCCCGGCCTGCGCCGAGCGGACGTACCTGTTACCACGGAGAGGTTGGGAGCATGA
- the rbsK gene encoding ribokinase: MSVILVVGSINLDLVSTVDRIPTPGETLLGSSFATIPGGKGANQAVAAGRLGAAVHMIGRVGADSFGELLRNALIVEGIDTSTVVTVAGPSGVAAITVAADGTNSIVVTPAANATLQPADIAAARSEIRKASIVLAQLETPLETVTALAKECCEAKIPLILDPAPAQPLPLELLRSVTWLTPNESETRTLLGRTTVMTEAKAAERLLALGARNVILKLGARGVYLAGADVPTPAFVPSPDLRAVDTTAAGDCFNGAFAVALTEGRAPVEAAAFACAAAALSITRTGAQTGMPYRSDVNKLLRSLA; the protein is encoded by the coding sequence ATGAGCGTGATCCTCGTCGTCGGAAGCATCAACCTGGACCTGGTCAGCACCGTGGACCGCATCCCAACTCCCGGTGAAACGCTGCTGGGAAGCAGTTTTGCCACCATTCCCGGCGGTAAGGGAGCCAACCAGGCCGTCGCCGCCGGACGGCTGGGCGCTGCCGTCCACATGATCGGCCGGGTCGGAGCCGACAGTTTCGGGGAACTACTGCGGAATGCTCTCATCGTGGAAGGAATCGACACCTCCACCGTCGTCACCGTGGCAGGGCCCAGCGGCGTGGCCGCCATCACCGTGGCCGCCGACGGCACCAACAGCATCGTCGTCACGCCCGCAGCCAACGCCACCCTGCAACCCGCGGACATCGCCGCCGCACGATCCGAAATTCGCAAAGCCTCCATCGTCCTGGCCCAGTTGGAAACGCCGCTGGAGACCGTCACGGCGCTCGCAAAGGAGTGCTGCGAGGCGAAAATCCCCTTGATCCTCGACCCTGCACCCGCACAGCCGCTTCCGCTCGAGCTGCTGCGCTCCGTCACCTGGCTCACACCCAACGAATCAGAGACGCGCACCCTGCTCGGCCGCACCACCGTCATGACAGAAGCCAAAGCCGCCGAACGACTGCTGGCTCTGGGCGCGCGTAACGTCATCCTGAAACTCGGTGCGCGCGGAGTCTATCTGGCAGGCGCGGACGTGCCGACCCCTGCGTTCGTTCCCTCGCCCGACCTTCGCGCTGTCGACACCACCGCCGCGGGCGACTGCTTCAACGGCGCCTTCGCCGTCGCTCTCACCGAAGGCCGCGCGCCGGTAGAAGCTGCCGCCTTCGCCTGCGCCGCCGCGGCACTTTCCATCACCCGGACCGGAGCGCAGACAGGCATGCCCTACCGCTCCGACGTGAATAAGCTGCTGCGCTCGCTTGCGTAA
- a CDS encoding FadR/GntR family transcriptional regulator — protein sequence MSNTAHRPPAADRQIAMRVVERIREALQDGTWKSGDKLPPEREFATTLGISRSSLRSGLGYLAAMGLLQVRHGVGAFISEAPTQFGAASLPFLDALHGYDIHQLFEARRILEGHIASLAAERTTERHLQQMAEELEEMEASIDQPHEYLIHDVRFHRIVAQAAGNSILAAIMESLTGALYEVRRSTTEQIADLNVTTKFHRDIYRAIRSGNSRTSRAAMEKHLTNAEADDDLPPKPKARKRTPAKSKAKTSTPASRS from the coding sequence ATGTCAAACACCGCTCACCGTCCCCCAGCCGCCGACCGCCAGATCGCTATGCGAGTGGTGGAACGCATCCGCGAGGCGCTGCAGGATGGCACATGGAAATCAGGCGATAAACTACCGCCCGAACGCGAATTCGCAACAACCCTCGGCATCAGTCGCTCCAGCCTGCGCTCTGGCCTGGGCTATCTCGCGGCGATGGGCCTGCTGCAGGTGCGGCATGGTGTGGGCGCATTTATCTCGGAAGCTCCCACGCAGTTCGGTGCGGCATCGCTGCCGTTTCTTGATGCCCTGCACGGTTACGACATCCATCAGCTGTTCGAAGCGCGGCGCATTCTTGAAGGCCACATCGCATCGCTCGCCGCCGAACGCACCACAGAACGCCACCTGCAGCAGATGGCTGAAGAGCTGGAAGAAATGGAAGCCTCCATCGACCAGCCACACGAGTACCTCATCCACGATGTTCGTTTCCACCGCATCGTTGCGCAGGCCGCGGGCAATTCCATCCTGGCCGCCATCATGGAAAGCCTGACCGGCGCGCTCTACGAAGTGCGTCGCTCCACCACCGAGCAGATAGCCGATCTGAACGTGACAACAAAATTCCATCGCGACATCTACCGCGCCATCCGCAGCGGCAACTCGCGCACCAGTCGTGCAGCCATGGAAAAACATCTCACCAACGCAGAAGCCGACGACGACCTGCCTCCCAAGCCCAAGGCAAGAAAGCGTACCCCGGCAAAATCCAAAGCCAAAACGAGCACTCCAGCGTCACGAAGCTGA